Genomic DNA from bacterium:
TCGCGCGAGAAGGGTCTTGCCCGTACCCGGCGTGCCCACCAACAGCACGCCCTTGGGGATGCGCCCACCGAGCCGCGTGAACTTCTTGGGATCGCGCAGGAACGCGATGATTTCCTCGAGCTCGGCCTTCGATTCCTCGACACCGGCGACATCCTCGAAGGTGGCGCGGGTCTGGTTCTCCGTGAGCAACCGGGCGCGACTCTTGCCGAAGCTCATCGCCTTCCCACCGCCGGATTGCATCTGGCGGACGAAGAAGACCCACAGGCCGATGATGATGAGGAACGGAACCCACCAGATGAGCATCTGCTGCCACACCGACGATTCACGTTTCGGTTGGCTCTTGATCGCTAGTTCGGGATGGTTCGCGAGTTGCTGGCCGAGATCGTCGAAGTGGATTTCGTGCACGTAGCTGGCGAAATCCTTGCCGTCCTGGAGCGTGCCTGTGAGATGGCCCTCTTCGAGAACCAGGCTTTCGATCTGGCCGGCTTCGAGGTTGGTCAGAAACTCGGTGTACGTGAGGGGTTTCGGCTCCTGCTGGCCCTGTCGCAGGACCGTGACGAGCAAGATCATCATCAAGAGCAGGACGACCCAGAGGGCCATGTTCTTGTAGAACTGTTGGTTCACGTTCGCTTCTTGTAGAACTGTTGGTTCACGTTCGCTCCCGGCCCGATATCGCCCGGGCCTCTCGGCGGTACTGGTACTCGTTGCAATACAGGTGCGCGCGCACACTAAACCGAGGGGCTGTGTGGAAAAGGCCCCTCGTGCGAGATTGCCAATGGTTCCCGCAGTTTAGCATCCGTCCCCTCTCATGCCCGATGGCCCCTTCTGGTTTGTCGGCAGACGTCACGTCGCGCCTGAGCCACGCCACTCCTCGGTCACACCGCCGGGGTCGGCCTCATGTCCCGGTTGGACCCCCGTCGGAACCACTTCGTTCTCTGGAAGCAAGGCTGAAGCCGGCGGGGTCGTTCTGAAGGATCAACCCGCCCGGAAGCTCCAGCCGAGCCCCGGGTGACGATTGCACCAGGAAACGCAGCGCGCGCTCGAGATGCTGGCGGCTCACGTCCCGTCCACCCCCGAGCCGATGCCAGGCGAGGCGGATGAGCCGCCGGGCCAGGGCCGGAGGCAGCGTCTCCCAGCCTTTCTTCGCGAACCGCGCCACCTCGCCGTCGCCTCCTAGCCACTGCGGCGCCGCCTCCCGGGTGAGGGCATCCAGCCACTCGTTCTCGTCGCGCTGGGCATCGGCCAGATCCGCCAGCGCGCGTTGCCAGCCCGGGTTCAAGCTTTCGGCCAGGGCCCGAAGCTGCTGGCGAAGCCGGGCCCGGGCGAAACGCGGATCCCGATTGGATGCGTCTTCCCGCCAGACGAGGGCCTCACTCCCCGCCCAGGCCTCGATCGCCTCGCGGTCGACGCCCAGCAGCGGTCGCACGATTCGACCATCCGCACTTGCCGGCGGGATGCCCGCGAGGCCGTCGGGGCCGGTTCCGCGGAACAGACGCAGCAGCAGGGTCTCGGCCTGATCGTCCCGTTGATGGGCGGTGGCGATGTGTTGAGATCCGAGTTCGGCGGCGATCGCATCGAGTGCGTCGTAGCGGACTCGGCGCGCCGCCTCTTGCAGGCTGGGCCGGCTGCGGCTCGGACCCTCGGTGCGAAGACTCTCTGGCTCCACCCGAGCCAGCCGGAACACGAGCCCGTATTCGGCCGCGGCCTCCTCGACACAACGCGCGTCCGCATCGGCCTCGGCGCCCCGCAGGCCATGGTGGACATGGGCCACGGCGAGCCCCAGCCCGAACTCCTCGCGCAGCCCAGCAAGCGCGTGCAGCAGGACCATCGAATCGACGCCGCCCGAAACGGCGACGAGCACGCTACGCCCCACCAGGCCCAGGGCCTGGATGGCCCGCGCAACCTCCGCCGGAACCTGAGCGAGAGGAGCCCCCACGGCGACTAGCGAAGGGCGCTGGCATCGCCGATCAGAACACGCGAGCCGTCGTCTTTTTCGACCCACACGTCGCAGGCCACGCGGGTGCGCGTACCTTCGGGCCACTCTTCGCGGATGCGGCCATAAGCGGTCACACGCTCGTCGACCCACAATACGTTGGTGAGCTTCAGCGACATCTTCCCGCCTTGCAGGAAGCCCATGCCGAACTCGTCCAGCATCACCTGGGCGGCGAAGCAGGTGGTCATCATGCCCTGCACTACGATGTTCGGGAAGCCGAGCTTCTTGGCCTCCTCGGCATCCGTATGGTAGTTGCGGCCAGGGCCCGAGAACATCCAGCAGCGGCGTGCGTCGATGAGCTTGGAAGTCGACGCGAGATCCTTGCCCTTGGCGGTCGGAAACGGCGGGCGCGCCACCTTCTCGCCTGCGGTGGACTTGTCGACTACGTAACCGTCATCGTCCTTGCGATCTTTCGGCGGCAGGAAGGATTGATGGGTGTGGCCGCGAACCAGGAGCTTGCCGCTCTCGGCGTCCACCACATCCGTCTCGTTCACGACGTAATCGCGGCCGCGCTTCACGTAGCGCTCGATGATGGTCGAGCGGGTGCGCACCTTGCTGCCGATCGGGATCGGTGCGAAGAACTCCCAATCCTGCCGGCCATGGAGATTCCCGAAGAGATTCTTCAGGTACCACTCGCCCACGAACTCGTAGCACTCGGAGTGGTAGAGGAGCGGCGGCGCCACCTCCTCGTAGAGCGGGTTGCGATCGTCGAGGGCATCCGCGTAGAAATCGGCCACCTCCCGGGTGACGTCGTACGCATGGCTTCCACAATGGCGACCCACGAAGGCCGGTTGTCCGAGCAGGTTCAAGGCGGCTCCTCCCGCGGCAATGATCGCACACTTCCGTTATCACACCCCCCGTGCAGAGCCCGCTCCACAACGTCAGCCGCTGGATCCAGGAGCGCGCGCGCCTGGCACCCGAACGCCCTGCCATCGTGGACGGGGACCGCGAGCTGAATTTCGGTGAGTTCGAAGCCCGCGTGGCCCGAGCCGCCGCTTGGCTGGCGGCGGAAGGAATCCGCCGGGGCGATCGGGTGGCCCTCTTGCTCGCCAACCGCTCGGCCTATCTGGAGCTGGTCTTTGCCGCGGCGCGGCTCGGCGCCATTGCCATGCCCATCAATACGCGGCTCGCGCCGCCCGAGGTGGCTCAACTCCTGGAGGACGCCCGGCCCGGCCTCCTGATCCACGAGGCCACGTTGGCCCCGCTCGTCGAGACGAGCCTCGCGCAGACCCGGGGTGACGCACCCCGGGCGCATGCCGTGGCTGGAGCCCCGGACGCCTACGAGGCCACGCTCGCAGCGCATGCACCCCAGCCCAGCATCGCCGCCGTTTCTCCCGAAGACCCGATGATCCTGATGTACACGTCCGGCACGACGGGAACGCCCAAAGGCGCCCTCCTCCCCCATCGCAAGACCTTCTACAACAGCCTCAATGCCCAGCTCTTCTTCGGCTGCACCCAGGAGGATCGGGTGCTCACCGTGGTGCCGCTCTTCCATTCGTTCGGGTTGCTGATCCTGGCCCTTCCCGCCCTCTACTGCGGCGCGACCGTGGTGTTGCAATCGTACTTCGACCCCAGCGCGGCCTGGGCCGCCATCGCGCGACATCGGATCACCTACTTCGGCGGGGTGCCCACGATGTTCGGCCGGTTGCAGGATGCGCTCGACGCGGACCGGCCCGATGTCTCCTCGCTGCGTTTCCTGTTCACGGCCGGCGCGGCGATTCCGGTAGAGCGCATCCACGCGTTCGAAGAGCGAGGCCTTCGCTTGAAGCAGGGCTTCGGGCAGACCGAGACTTCCATCCTGTGTTGCCTGGATGCGACCGACGCCATCCGCAAGGCCGGCAGTGTGGGACGCCCCGTGTTCCATGGCGAGATCCGGATCATCCGGGAGGCCACGCTCTCTTCGCCGCCCGAAGACTGGCAGGATTGCGCGTGTGGCGAATCCGGCGAGATCGTGGTGCGCGGGCCGATCAACATGCTCGGCTATTGGGAGCGCCCGGAAGCCAACGCAGAAACCCTGCGCGGCGAATGGCTCCGCACCGGCGACCTGGGGAGCTTCGACGAGGAAGGCTTCGTGACCCTGACCGGCCGCGCCCGCGACATGTTCATCTCCGGCGGCGAGAACGTCTATCCGCGGCAGGTCGAGGCCATCTACGAGACCCATCCCGACATCCAGGAGTTGGCGGTCATCGGCGTGCCCCACGAACGTTGGGGCGAGGCCGGCCACGCATTCGTCCTGCCACGCCCCGGTGCCGAGCTGGAGCCCGAAGCCCTGCGCGCCTGGGGCCGCCAGCGGCTGGCCTCCTTCAAGGTGCCGAACACCTTCGAGGTGGTGGAGGAACTCCCGAGGACGGTGACCGGAAAGGTGCAGAAGTTCCGGCTCGGAAGTGAGAACGGGTGACCGTGCGCGGCGTATACTTGGGAGATCCACCCCTCGATCGAGGCTCATCATGTCAGAGCAGCTCTTCGACGATCTTCTCGTCATCGACTGTGCCAGTTTCATCGCCGGACCTGCCGCCGGAACCATCCTGGCCGACTACGGCGCGCGCGTCATCAAAGTCGAGCCTCCGGTGGGTGGTGACGGCTACCGCATGCTCACGCACCTGCCCGGGGTGCCCGTCGGCAAGACCAACTACCCCTGGACGCTGACGAATCGCAACAAGGAAAGCCTTGCGCTGGACCTCAAGCAGACTGAGGGCCGGGCGATCCTCGACAGCCTGATCGCGCGCGCCGATGTGTTCATCACCAACTTTCCGCTCCCCGTCCGCGAACGCCTACGACTCGGCTATGAGGATGTCAGCGCCCAGAATCCGCGTCTGATCTACGCTTCGCTTACGCCCTACGGCGAAGACGGGCCGGAGGCTGGCAACACCGGCTACGACGCGACCGCCTGGTGGGCACGCTCCGGGCTCATGGACGCGGTGCGGGCTTCCAATGAGACGCCCCCCGCCATATCGATGCCGGGAATGGGCGACCATATGGCGGCGAACACCTTGTACGGCGCGATCGTGACCGCGCTCTATCGGCGCGAGCGAACCGGCCGTGGCGGAAAAGTGGGCACTTCTCTGCTGGCCAACGGCCTCTGGTCCAATGGCGTCATGGTTCAGGCAGCGCTGGACGGTGCGAATACGAACGTCCGCCTCGACACTGACACGCTCAGTGCCTTCACTCGAACCTACCGTTGTCGCGACGATCGCTGGTTCATGCTGGTGATCCTGCCCCAGGCGCAGGAACGCGCGTGGCCGAACATTGCCCGATGTGTGGGGCACGAAGAGTGGCTCGAAGATCCTCGTTTCGCCGGGCCGGAGGAGCGAGAGCAGCACAAGGTCGAGCTGTCCGCTCTGTTCAGTGCAGCGTTCCTCGAGCGAGATTGGGAGGATTGGAGCGGGAGCTTCGCTGAACTCGGGATTACCTGCGGCGCCATTTCACAGGCGCAGGACAGCTGCGAAGACGAGCAGATCCGAGCCGCGGGGATGCTCACCGAATTCGACGATGGCGCTGGGAGTCGTACGATCGACAGCCCCCTGTATATGAAAGGGGAAGCGAAACGCGATCCTCGAGCAGCCCCTGACATCGGTGAGCACAGCCTGGCGATCCTCGCCGAGCTCGGTGTCGATGACGAGACGGTCGGGAAGCTGCAGGATGCTGGGGTGATCGGGACCTGAGACGCCGCAGCGGAGAGGCGGGAGCGCGTCGACTTCCACGAGCGTGCGGCGAAGGCGGTTGGCGCCTGGACAGCGCAGGTGCCGCTATCGACACCTGCGCTGTTCTTCGTGGTGGTGAGCAGGTCGATCAGTCGCCCGTCCACTTGAAGGTCATCTTCTTTCCGTTGTAGGCCTGGGGACTGAAGCGCTTGAACTCGATGTGGGTGTGCACGCCCAGCCCTTTGGCCTTCATCATGCTGAGTCGTGCGTGCGCGGGGGCAAATTCGCCCGTCTTGATCAGCTCGCAGTCGGCGCCTCTCCCGTCCTGGGTTTCGACGAATCCGATCTTGCGATCGGGCCCGGCATAGATGTCGATCCCCTTCCACCAGGTGATGTTGGGTGCTGCTTCGACGCAGATCGTCACGTAGCCCGCTTGGCCGTTGGAACGGATCA
This window encodes:
- a CDS encoding CoA transferase gives rise to the protein MSEQLFDDLLVIDCASFIAGPAAGTILADYGARVIKVEPPVGGDGYRMLTHLPGVPVGKTNYPWTLTNRNKESLALDLKQTEGRAILDSLIARADVFITNFPLPVRERLRLGYEDVSAQNPRLIYASLTPYGEDGPEAGNTGYDATAWWARSGLMDAVRASNETPPAISMPGMGDHMAANTLYGAIVTALYRRERTGRGGKVGTSLLANGLWSNGVMVQAALDGANTNVRLDTDTLSAFTRTYRCRDDRWFMLVILPQAQERAWPNIARCVGHEEWLEDPRFAGPEEREQHKVELSALFSAAFLERDWEDWSGSFAELGITCGAISQAQDSCEDEQIRAAGMLTEFDDGAGSRTIDSPLYMKGEAKRDPRAAPDIGEHSLAILAELGVDDETVGKLQDAGVIGT
- a CDS encoding long-chain fatty acid--CoA ligase, with the protein product MQSPLHNVSRWIQERARLAPERPAIVDGDRELNFGEFEARVARAAAWLAAEGIRRGDRVALLLANRSAYLELVFAAARLGAIAMPINTRLAPPEVAQLLEDARPGLLIHEATLAPLVETSLAQTRGDAPRAHAVAGAPDAYEATLAAHAPQPSIAAVSPEDPMILMYTSGTTGTPKGALLPHRKTFYNSLNAQLFFGCTQEDRVLTVVPLFHSFGLLILALPALYCGATVVLQSYFDPSAAWAAIARHRITYFGGVPTMFGRLQDALDADRPDVSSLRFLFTAGAAIPVERIHAFEERGLRLKQGFGQTETSILCCLDATDAIRKAGSVGRPVFHGEIRIIREATLSSPPEDWQDCACGESGEIVVRGPINMLGYWERPEANAETLRGEWLRTGDLGSFDEEGFVTLTGRARDMFISGGENVYPRQVEAIYETHPDIQELAVIGVPHERWGEAGHAFVLPRPGAELEPEALRAWGRQRLASFKVPNTFEVVEELPRTVTGKVQKFRLGSENG
- the tilS gene encoding tRNA lysidine(34) synthetase TilS, with product MGAPLAQVPAEVARAIQALGLVGRSVLVAVSGGVDSMVLLHALAGLREEFGLGLAVAHVHHGLRGAEADADARCVEEAAAEYGLVFRLARVEPESLRTEGPSRSRPSLQEAARRVRYDALDAIAAELGSQHIATAHQRDDQAETLLLRLFRGTGPDGLAGIPPASADGRIVRPLLGVDREAIEAWAGSEALVWREDASNRDPRFARARLRQQLRALAESLNPGWQRALADLADAQRDENEWLDALTREAAPQWLGGDGEVARFAKKGWETLPPALARRLIRLAWHRLGGGRDVSRQHLERALRFLVQSSPGARLELPGGLILQNDPAGFSLASRERSGSDGGPTGT